In a genomic window of Bradyrhizobium sp. 195:
- a CDS encoding phosphopentomutase gives MRALILVMDSVGIGAAPDAARYGDEGADTIGHIAEACLAGVADNASRKGPLRVPNLDALGLGEACHLATGRTPAGLEARTRSSQSGCASEISKGKDTPSGHWEIAGVPVPFEWGYFPKSVPCFPDDLVQRLCAEAALPGILGNCHASGTQIIAQFGECHMRSGEPICYTSADSVFQIAAHEATFGLEHLYDVCLTARRLVDPLNIGRVIARPFVGGAGTGFRRTGHRRDFSVPPPERTLLDIAESEHRDIVTIGKIDDIFAHRGTGRNMRGDGNEALFDATLEGLDGLAEGGLLFANFVDFDTTYGHRRDVAGYAAALEAFDARLPQLIDRLRSDDLLIITADHGCDPTWAGTDHTREQVPVLVANAKRSYHIGRRTGFADIAATVARHLELPAPLHGISF, from the coding sequence ATGCGTGCCCTGATCCTGGTGATGGATTCGGTCGGCATCGGCGCTGCGCCCGACGCCGCGCGCTATGGTGATGAGGGCGCCGATACGATCGGCCACATCGCCGAAGCCTGTCTTGCCGGGGTAGCCGACAATGCGAGCCGGAAGGGTCCCCTTCGCGTTCCCAATCTCGATGCGCTCGGCCTCGGCGAGGCCTGCCATCTTGCCACCGGGCGCACACCGGCAGGCCTCGAGGCCCGGACCAGGAGCTCGCAATCGGGATGCGCGAGCGAGATATCGAAAGGCAAAGACACTCCTTCGGGCCATTGGGAAATCGCCGGCGTACCCGTCCCATTCGAATGGGGATATTTCCCGAAGAGCGTACCCTGTTTTCCCGACGACCTGGTGCAGCGCCTGTGCGCCGAGGCCGCCCTGCCCGGGATTCTCGGAAACTGTCATGCATCAGGGACGCAGATCATCGCCCAATTTGGCGAGTGCCACATGCGAAGTGGCGAACCGATCTGCTACACCTCCGCCGACAGCGTGTTCCAGATTGCGGCGCATGAGGCCACGTTTGGGCTCGAGCACCTTTACGACGTCTGCCTGACCGCGCGCAGACTGGTTGATCCCCTCAATATCGGGCGCGTGATTGCGCGGCCGTTCGTCGGCGGCGCCGGCACCGGCTTCAGACGAACCGGGCACCGACGGGATTTCTCCGTCCCTCCCCCGGAACGCACGCTCCTGGACATCGCCGAAAGTGAGCATCGTGACATCGTCACCATCGGCAAGATCGACGACATCTTTGCGCATCGCGGGACCGGACGGAATATGCGAGGTGATGGCAACGAAGCTCTGTTTGATGCCACCCTTGAGGGGCTAGATGGCTTGGCGGAGGGCGGACTGTTGTTTGCCAACTTCGTCGATTTCGATACGACCTACGGACACCGCAGGGACGTCGCTGGATACGCCGCGGCCCTCGAAGCATTCGACGCAAGGCTGCCGCAACTGATTGATCGACTGCGAAGCGATGACCTCCTGATCATCACCGCGGATCACGGCTGCGATCCTACTTGGGCCGGCACAGATCACACGCGCGAGCAGGTCCCGGTTCTCGTGGCGAATGCCAAGCGCTCCTATCATATCGGTCGACGCACGGGCTTTGCAGATATCGCGGCCACCGTTGCGAGACATCTCGAACTACCGGCCCCGCTCCATGGCATCAGTTTTTGA